The region ATCAGGATTGCCACAATGGAATTGTTTCCCCCTGAAGAAAATATTTAGGCAGCTAAGTAGCTACAGATTATATTTTACCAGGAAGCTTCTGCAGGGCCATTTTAACAATTTACCCTTTAGCATTCCCTAACTATATTTGACATGAATTTTAAATAGTTTGACAATGCCCAAATGATTGTCTATAAATAAAAATGACTGTGTAAATGCATggttgtccttgagctgttccttTGACATGTTTAAAACGTAAAAATCTTGTTTGTATACCATCTGAGGGACAAATGGGTTGCCAGACATCTTAGCACTTTAGACAGTGATTGATGCTGGCAGTGCAGACTATCTCCAAATCCCTTAATCACTCAAGCAAAAGCACATGTGCATCATTGTCAGAGTGCTCCACTGTATATATACCAGAACTCCAACATTACAACAGAGCTAACATAATATTTCTTCAGTGTTTATTTTGCATGACAGCCCACTACTTTAAGCATAAGAAACTGCACCACTTgcaaaacaaaatacaaaatatgCTAAATAATTACACAGAAACAGTCCACAAGGGAGGTAGTGTATTAAAATAAACACTTTATGTTTTATTCTTAAATATTTATTAGTCCGCATCCAAGGTGAAAAAAAGGTCCAACCGTAGCCCATATTTTTTCAACGTatagagcagggctctccaaccctgtacctggagagctaccatcctgtagattTTCGCTTCAACCCTAATCTACTGTAGCatacctgattctaataattagcttgtTGATAAaaatgaatcaggttagttacaactgggcttgtagcaaaaacctacaggagggtagttatccaggaacagggttggacagccctgGTATAGTCATCCCTCAACACCTCAACCACTTGTAATCCTTAGGGAAAGCATTACCCATGAAAACATACAGTACTGGATTAAACTGCAGATGCGCCAGGCTAGCTCCCCTGTGTTTTTAGCATTAGCATGATCAACCTGGAAATGCTACCTGCTGTCACTTTGGTTGTAAAGGACTCAGGAGTACTGGATATCTAACATGACATTGAGTTAAAGCCTTGCGACACACTTCAGTAAGTCTAGTTCTGGGAACCACTATGCACACACTAAACGTGGATGGCAAATATGAAGGCCGGTAAGAGAAATAAGTAGGTTAAAAGCACTCGAGAGTTGCCTGTAAGGGGATATGAAGACGTAGTTCAGTATTATGCTCTGACTCAATTGAGTTACAGCATGACAATGTTGTCTGTCCACTGTAAGTACAGTATGCACATTGCATTGTTCCATGggccaaataaataaaaaaaagtctGCTTTCACATTGATATTCCATGGTAGATTTCATACGGTTATGCCATTGATATTGTCACCTCAAGGGATATTTAGTCCTGGCTTGTCCCTCTTGTTATTACATATCTAGAAGGATTTTTTCCAAGACTTGCAAAGGATTTTCTGAAAGGCGCGTCGGAAATCCTGGTTGAAGATAGTGTAGATGGCAGGGTTGAGGGAGCTGTTACAGTAACCGATCCAGAAGAAGAACTTAAAGAGGGGATCGGGGATCTTACAGGGGTCCCCGCACACTCCGTGCAGGCAGTAGCTGAAGAAGAATGGGAACCAGCACACCACAAACACTCCCATGACCACCGCCAGCACAAAGGTGAATCTCTTCTCCCTGGCCTGAGATACCTTTTTCCTGGACGCagagctcctcctcctcttcttcctcctggaAGCGAACAGGTCCATGGATTTGTTACTGGCTCTGGAGATCCGGCTGGAGTGTTTGGAGATGGCGCTGTTCTTCCGGCTGGCTCTCTTGGCCCTCTTATGGTTCAGGTCCTGAGGTTTGGGGTGACCTTTGCCCTCTGAGGAAGAGCTCTCCTCCAGGTCCACCTCATCTGGGACCCCGGTGGTCCTCATGCTGGTGGGCGTGGAAGGGCACTGCCAGTGCCCGTTCTCTTTGTCCCCGTTGATTTTGCACGAGGTGGCTTTGCTTAACCCATTCTCAGTCATTGTAGCTTCACCAGGACcatgttttttctctgacatgcccCTGGTCCTTGTCTTGGCCACTTGGTATATTCTAATATATACTAATATCATGATTAGGCAAGGAGCAAAGAATGACGCAATGCTAGAGGAAAGGATGTACCAAGTGTCATTGTTCAGCTCACATCCTGGGTACTGAGAGTTATcattgttcttgtctattgatatTAACGGAGGAGAAGATATCATCGCAGATATAAGCCATACAATGACGATAATACATTTCACTCGTTTAGGAGTCCGTTTGAGATTGTATTCAACAGCTTGCGTAACGGACCAGTAACGGTCCAAACTGATTGCACACAGATGGACAATGGACGAAGTGCAAAATAAGACATCTAAAGCAAGGTAAATTCCACACCAAACTTTCCCGAAATACCAATAGCCCATAAGTTCGTTTGCCAGAGAAAAAGGCATCACCAAAGTGGCAACCAGAATGTCTGCTGTGGCTAAGGAAACCAAAAACAGGTTCTGGGGTGCTTTCAGTGCCCGGCTTGTTAACACCGCAATTACAACCAGAACGTTACCGACCACTGTAAACAAAATAAGACAACTTACAAGTGCTGCAAGACTCGCTATAGTAGCCAAAGTATATGGACTTTCTGATGAGGAATTTAAATTGAAAACTGGGAACGTGTCAACTCCGCTTGAATTAAAAGATCCCATCCCGTCTATGTGGTTAGTGTTATTCCAGAATGGTCGATTCAAGAAGTAGTCATTTTATGCATATAGAGTCCATCAGAAAATATCAGGTCCAAGATAAATAGGCAGTATTGACATTGCCAAAATTAAAATGCGCACAATGGTGAAGGAATGGATTAAATGCCATCTCCTGGATTAGATGCCAAATAAGACTTCTTCAAAGAGAAAATCACCAAACATATATCTGGTTAATTGACTAAACGAAGATGCCACCTTGCCTTGTACATGCACACTGTTATATCACGACAGACAACCCTTCTCCATCGGCTGCTGCCTCCCTCTCAGCGCGCCGCGATATCAGAAAGCTGTCTCAGTCAGTGCCCATGTGTTGTTCACTTACAACTAACTGATTTCTGCCCCGCCCCAACACAGTGCATGATTTTCTTGGTAACTGGTACCTCATTGAATTATAGTATGCAATACTTTTGTATTTGTTATATCAGTTCAATAAGCTATTTTGTGAAAGACGACTAGGCTATATTGAAATAAGTCGTCTGACAAATGATCATATGATGTATTGATTATAACTTATGCCTGTCTATCATGCCAATACGCTAGATAACGGAAGTCAAATTAAGGTAATTATTAAATGAGGGAGAACATTTTATTTGCGAACACATCTATTGTCACCTGAAATATATATTGTAACTGATTATTATAATCACTACATATTACAAAAAAAAATCGTCATTACAATACTAAAACATGAAAAACATGCCAGTGATGAAGCTGGAATCAAAGgcacttgttttttttattccacGCTTTGGGTGTTTTGAGTTGAGCTCATCAGCCAAGCTGACATCGACATGATGTCATAGGAAAACGTCATCCTGGCAcgtttttgcaaaaatgtaaaatgttacatTGCAGTCCATGAGAAAAGGCGAGTGTTGCAGGGTTGATGTTTTTCTCAATATATTGCAGTCAATAGGAAAATATGAGTTTCACAGGGTTGACGTTTTTCTCAGTACATtgcagtcaatgggaaaagatgagtgtCACTGGGTTGACGTTTTTCTCATTTATctcatgtctgtctctctatctttctctacctcctctttatccccctcattctcctctccctcaatctctctcacctctctccccctccccttctctctttctccctcttccctgtccctcctctcttcctcctctccctccttcacctctccctcctcccttccctcactgtccgttctctctctccccctccttctttccctgcctcctcctcctctcatctctctctcccacctttgtCTGTATGTTggctgtctcccctccctcctctctctccccctccccccttcactccccccctccctccttcactctcccccttctctctctctctctctctcctctgccttccattctctttccctcctttccCTCCAGGGTGCCCATGTGTCCTTAAGTTTTAAATTCAGTTTTCAATGGTCTTAAAAAATGTGCCCGGAGATGACTTCAGTGTTTCCGCTATGTTGTGCAGCTGCTTAATTGTTGCCACCGTGGCAAAATCTGTtaaaattacaaataaaataaaaaaaacatcaaatGATAGCCTACTCCTACTGAGGCGCATTTTCAAGATACCTGAGAACTCCACATGAAGCCTAAGACTCTGTGTGCGTGTGATGTGCGTGTGCCACTGCAAGTCGGACATTGCCAGATGAATGAGCACAGGAAGTAAGATAGGCTACAAAATAGATAGCCAATTTGAAGCATTGCTTGTAGCTTGGCTAGTTAGTGcactcgttagctagctagttaactattTAGCTATTAAATGATTTGTTCAAACAGTAAAGTGCATTATCTTCATAATCAGCTTTGTGCaggtatattttttatttctcaGCTGTCTATTTTACAACCCAGATATTGATACACTCTAAAACTTAAGGATTCAACtagggttcttctaagatcctcaaagttctttgaagaaccttaaggttcttggcactgaaaattgCCCCCAAAAGGTccttccaagaaccccataggagctggggttcatcgaggaacctccttagctggtgggggttcttgcaggaacctaactgcccaactgaaacatttggatttgaatttgaaaggacagcaggcGCAGGCACTTAACTGAAACATTTAAAGATCTCTTCAATTTAAGGTAAGATTTGtcccttgtatgatctaaattGATATTGTTTTCTGATGACaccatctatcttttcatatttgtgcaactctttctaaaacagaaaatgtaTACAATTCAATGGATTtcaatcaacaaagaggtaaTAATAATGTGTTgcaggctataagaatatgttgaaggctatctgtattgggtgcagatgactgaactgctcacttttgtttttgtttctgCAGGTATACAGACGAGGAGACATACAAAGTTATGCCAATTGAtattggtatgttatgcagatcagatttaccatcctcctcccttccctcttcAATAAATATCCCATAGgcccataggcctctacattatggacaaggtatgtccATTTCCATTTACATTTACCACAAACACGAAGGTATGAATACTgttgtgtgcatgttttgttaatcatctgtataatgactatttttgggattcacagacttcatcctccctacacctctgatgaatGTAACAGGAAACCTGTTCAATCATGCACTGCAAAATCGTTCTGACTATGAatacggagaacatcaacacattaaaacATCAACAGCCAGAGGATATACCCATTagacttggggctctgctgggagtttacctcatGTTTGGATTTTTGtattctgctttgccactaaaatctAAATAAACATTGAAAACTAAAAtagtgttattgttgttattatgtgTAGTTAAAACATTTAGCCCAAAAGGTTCCTCAAAAGATCATGAGGATCCATtaaaagtagaggtcgaccgattaatcggaatggccgattaattagggccgatttcaagttttcataacaatcggaaatcggtatttttggacgccgatttgggcgattattttttattattattttttttttttaatgtttacctttatttaactaggcaagtcagttaagaacacattcttattttcaatgacggcctaggaacggtgggttaactgccttgttcaggggcagaaagacagatttttaccttgtcagctcagggattcaatcttgcaacattacggttaactagtccaacactgtaaccacctgctttacattgcactccacgaggttacgcgaatgcagtaagaagctaaggtaagttgctagctagcattaaacttatcttataaaaaacaatcaatgaatcataatcactagttaactacacatagttgataatgatattactagtttatctagcctgtcctgcgtttgtaactgatgtgaaatggctagttagttagcggtggtgcgcgctaatagcatttcaatcagtgacgtcactcgctctgagacttgaagtagggtttccccttgtgttgcaagggccgcggcttttgtggcgcgatgggtaacgatgcttcggtgggtgtcagttgttgatgtgtgcaaggagcccgggttggggcgaagagagggacggaacctacactgttacacgttgcatataatcgcttaggtacacgttgctccaaccataaacatcaatgcctttcttaaaatcaatacacaagtatatatttttaaacctgcatatttagttaatattgcctgctaacatgaatttcagggtatatgcagcagtttgggccgcctggctcgttgcgaactgtgaagactatttcttcctatcaaagacagccgacttcgccaaacggggatgatttaacaaaagcgcatttgcgaaaaaagcacaatcgttgcacgactgtacctaaccataaacatcaatgcctttcttaaaatcaatacacagaagtatatatttttaaacctgcatatttagctaaatgaaatccaggttagcaggcaatattaaccaggtgaaattgtgtcattttgcgttcattgcacgcagtcagggtatatgcaacactttgggtaatttgtcagaattttacgtaattatgacataacactgaaggttgtgcaatgtaacaggaataatgtTTTgatttcgagatgatagtttccggattggaccatattaatgacctaaggctcgtgtttctgtgtgttattatgttataattaagtctatgatttgatagagcagtctgactgagcggtggtagacagcagcaggctcgtaagcattcattcaaaatagcactttcgtgtgttttgccagcagcccttcgcaatgcattgcgctgtttatgacttcaagcctatctactcctgagattaggctggtgtaactgatgtgaaatggctagctagttagccgggtgcgcgctaatagcgtttcaaacgtcactcgctctgagacttggagtagttttttcccttcctctacatgggtaacgctgcttcgagggtggctgttgtcgatgtgttcctggttcgagcccaggtaggagcgaggagagggacggaagctatactgttacactggcaatactaaagtgcctataagaacatccaatagtcaaatgtatatgaaatacaaatcgtacagagagaaatagtcctataataaactacaacctaaaacatcttacctgggaatattgaagactcatgttaaaaggaaccaccagctttcatatgttctcatgttctgagcaaggaacttaaacgttagcttttttacatggcacatattgcacttttactttcttctccaacactttgttttgcattatttaaatcaaattgaacatgtttcattatttatttgaggctaaattgattttattgatgtattatattaagttaaaataagtgttcattcagtattgttgtaattgtcattattacaaataaataaatgtaaaaaaaataataataataatacaaattttaaaaaaaataaataaaaaaaatcggccgattaatcggtagcgggtTTTTTGGGTccgccaataatcggtatcggtgttgaaaaatcataatcgatcGACCTCTAATTAAAAGGGTTTCTTTgaagaacttataggggttctctgacagtttcaatttgaagaacccctaacaAATACTTcaggaaccttttctttttagagtGAATGGATTTGAGATACGGAGCGAGTGAAAGCGCATCAGCCTCTGCGAGAACATCGGTCTCATTGGGTATTAGCAAAATAAATTTGGACATTCATAATTACTTTACTGTTAGATTAAAACATGGCTACTTCCAGTGAAAATTAAACTTAGAGGTCGTGATCTAGCTACTGTGTTTTGAGTTTCCCCTTACCCAGCTGGTGAATTAGCACCAAATATATTAGTCTATTATATTCGTGCCATTAGGAGATGATTAGCCTACTTATTTTTTCTATTGGTGATTGCATAAAAAAAATATGGAGATATTAGCAGGTTTGTGGTGTACGCAGACCTCAAAATAAGTATTAAATTGTATTTCAAGTGGCATTAAAAAGGTCTTAAAAAGTCTTACATTTAACTTGATGGAACCTGCAAATATcctgtccttctctccctctccctccccctcctctcatctctctctctctctctcccccttcctcctctctccccatccctccttcaccctctccctctctctccccttgcctgactctccccctccattccctctccctcctcccctccattctctctccccctttctttccttgcctccccctcctctcatctctctctcccgctctctctctcctttctccctcctctctcccacagaAAGGccaactgacagacagacaggcagacacagacaaacagactgcaggcagacagatagatagacctgtaggcaggcaggcagttaggcaggcaggcacacagacaggcagcgttTCAAGTTTCAAGTAAATCTACAAACAAATTGATCAATATCCTCTTCAAAATTAATTCAGGAATTCATAACAAGTCTCAGAGTTTATATAACTGCAAGACCATTGTGTCCAATGGAGGTCAAAAATGCTTTTGTGTCGATTGTCTTCAAATGTCATATTCCCGGGTCATGACTGGTCCCCCAGTTACAAATATGTATAATTTGGGAAGATTAAACCTTCCCAAAGCTAGGGTAAGATTTAGGGTTGAGTTTAGAGTTTGTCTTCCTGccttcctctctgcctgtctgtttgtctgtctgtgagttTATAGGTCTGCCTGCCTGTATGTCTGTTAgtggatgtgtctgtctgtctgagtattTTACCAATTTACCCATTGCTGCTCGATCACTAACTTTTTTGCCTTGAATGCGATGTAATGACTTATGCgccagaaataatattataaatattcacttacctttgatgatcatcagaatgcactcccaggaatcccaggtccacaataaatgtttgttttcttcgataaagtccatcatttatgtccaaatacctcctttttgttcgcacgttcagtccactactccaaatgcaggaagcgcgcgaAAATGTCAcaaagaaaagtaaaaaaaagttatatttgcgttcgtagaaatatgtcaaatgatgtatagcatcaatctttagggtgtttttaacataaatcttcagtaatattccaaccggacaattacaatgtcttcagaaaagaaaaggaacacagctcacaCTCACGTGAGCGTGcacctctgagctcatgtcatttcctcACACATCTACTTCCAGGCCCTCTCgttcgctccatattcacagtagaaacatgaaacaatgttctaaagactgttgacatctagtggaagccttaggaagtgcaaaatgaaccctaagtcacagtagtttgaatagggaaacaattgaaaaaactacaatcctcagattttcaacttcctggttggatttgtctcagggttttgcctgccatatgagttctgttatactcacagacatcattcaaacagttttagaaacgtcagagtgttttctatccaaatctactaataatatgcatatcctaccttctgagcctgagtagcaggcagtttaatttgggcacgcctttcatccggacgtcaaaatacaaaatgccccctaccctagagaagacATCTAccatgtgcatgacacaagtcatttttccaacaattgtttacagacattatttcacttataattcactgcatcacaatttacatacactaagttgactgtgcctttaaacagcttggaaaattccagaaaattatatcacggctttagaagcttctgataggctaattgacatcatctgagtcaattggaggtgtacctgtggatgtatttcaaggccctccttcaaactcagtgcctctttgcttgacatcttgggaaaatcaaaggaaatcagccaagacctcagaaaaataaattgtagacctccacaagtctggttcatccttgagagaaatttccaaatatctgaaggtaccacgttcatctgtaccgacaatagtacgcaagtataaacaactTGGGACCACGCacccgtcataccactcaggaaggagacgcgttttgtctcctagagattaacgtaattatgtgcgaaaagtgcaaatcaatcccagaacaacagcaaaaggaccttgtgaaaatgctggaggaaacaggtacaaaagtatatatatatatccacagtaaaacgagtcctatatcaacataacctgaaaggccactcagcaaagaagaagccactgctccaaaatcgccataaaaatgccagattacggtttgcaactgcacatggggacaaagatcttactttttggagaaatgtcctctggtctgatgaaacaaaaatagaactgtttggccataatgaccatcgttatgtttggaggaaaaagggagaggcttgcaagccgaagaacaccatcccaaccgtgaagcacgagggtggcagcatcatgttgtaggggtgctatgctgcaggagtgactggtgcacttcacaaaatagatggcatcatgagggaggaaaattatgtggatatttttaagcaatatctcaagacatcagtcaggaagttaaagcttgggtcttccaaatggacaatgaccccaaacatacctccaaagttgtggcaaaatggcttaaggacaacaaagtcaaggtattggagtggccaacacaaagccctgacctcaatcctatagaaacattttgggcagaactgaaaaagtgtgtgcgagcaaggaggcctacaaacctgactcagttacaccagctctgtcaggaggaatgggccaaaattcacccaacttattgtgggaagcttgtggaaggttacccgaaacatttgacccaagttaaacaatttaaaggcaatgcttccaaatactaattgagtatgtaaacttctgacccactgggaatgtgatgaaagaaataaaagctgaaataaaactccctctactattattctgacatttcacattcttaaaataaagtggtgatcctaactgacctaagactgggaaATTTTAGTTGGACTAcatgtcaggaaatgtgaaaaactgagtttaaatgtatttggctaaggtgtatgtaaactttcgacttaaACTGTACCTTGTCCATGGGATTTTCATGGAAGAGTTAAGGAAGGAGGATGGTACGTGTGATCTGCATAACATATCAATAGACATACCTTTGTATGCCTCCTCGTctgcatacatgcagacacagacacaaaagtgagcagttcagtcatccGCACCCAATAGAGCTAGCCTTCAGAATATTCTTAcagcatacagtacatattcttacctatttgttgattgatatccattgaattgtgtccattttctgttttagaaagatttgcacaaatatTAAAAGATAGGTGGTATCAAACAACAATATACATTTAGGTCATATAAGAGACACACCTTaccttaaaacttcttaaggctagggggcagtattttgatgtccagatgaaaagcgtgcccaaagtaaacggcctgttactcagacccagaagcaaggatatgcatatcattggtagatgtggatagaaaacactctaaagtttctaaaactgttaacattatgtctgtgagtataacagaactgatttggcaggcaaaacccttaGGTCATAGGATTTCCtgtttgcagttcctatggcttccactagatgtcaacagtctttagaatttggtagatgtttttcttttgagaaattaagaagtagTGCAATTCATTCCATGTGTCACTCTGAAGGTCTCTACTATTTTGGTGCGCGTGAACAGGAAGCGCTACGTGTTCTTTTTCTTCGGTATTGGAAACAGATTAGCccgttttaaatgttatgatacctgaggttggattaggaacgttgtttgaaatgtttggaccaagtttacaggtaacttattagatactttgtagtcatgttgggcgagttggaaccagtgtatttctgaatcaaacgcgcaaaataaattgacattttggggatataaagaaggaatttatcaaataaaatgatcattcattgtgtcactgagacatttgggattgcaaaaagaagatcttcaaaggtaaggcatttattatatcattatttctgacttttgtgtcgcacctgcctggttgaaaaatgattttcatgtgtttgtatgcggggcgctgtcctcagataatcgcatggtctgctttcgccgtaaagcctttttgaaatgtgacacagcggctggattaacaagaagttaagctttattttgatgtattagacttatattttcgtgaatgttgaatattgacattcctgtagtttgaatttgtcgctctgcaatttcactggatgatGTCAAATccatcccgctaaagggattggcgCGTGAAGGGATCACTAAGAGGTTAAATTGAGGAGAACTATACATTTTAAagttaagtgcctgcacctgctgtcctttcaaattcaaatccaaaCGTTTCAGTTGGacagttaggttcctgcaagaacccaCCAACTAAGGAGATTCCTCAATTAACCACACatcctatggggttcttggaagaaccttttgggggctattttcagtgccaagaaccctaaggttcttcaaagaactttgaggatcttagaagaaccgCTGTTGAACCCCTAATTTTTAGAGTGAGGGAGATAAaatggagggggaaggagggagagactgaaggagagagggggggaaagagatagagggagaaagaagagagagagagggacggagagcgagaggaagGTGTCATGTCAGTGATGCTGTCATGTCAGTGATGCCTTTCTCTATGTGTCCATATTGTGATGCTAATCTTCccccattgaatgcaatgtattgacatAAGCATCAACCCCGTGACACTCATCTTGTCCTATTGACATAAGCATCAACACTGTCCTATTTTCCTATATAGTCCTATTTTCCCATTGACTGCAAATTATTGACATAAGATCAAATTGGTCGACTCATATCTTTTCACATTGACTGCAATGTATTTACATAAACATCCACCCTGTGACATTCATATTTTGCCTATGAACCCAATGTATTGAGATAAACATAAACCCTGTGACACTTAGTGCTGTggtggtcatgaaattttgtcagacggtgattgtcattcaaataactgctggtctcatggtaactgactgttaattaacataaagaCATTTAGCATCtcaggcttccacacatagcctacaagccactgatgcagacctttggaacatctacattttaaaaagtctaatgaaTCAATTGAATATAGCCTACACTATCCCaataatccattatttattttaggcaggtctaacaaaatgtattaaatggttttttcccctcatcattctacacacaataccccataatgacaaaatgaaaacataaaaaattttgcaaatgtattaaaaagaaaaaatagaaataccttatttacataagtattcagaccctttgctacagtatgagacttgaaatttagctcaggtgtat is a window of Salmo salar chromosome ssa18, Ssal_v3.1, whole genome shotgun sequence DNA encoding:
- the LOC106577568 gene encoding alpha-2 adrenergic receptor-like — protein: MGSFNSSGVDTFPVFNLNSSSESPYTLATIASLAALVSCLILFTVVGNVLVVIAVLTSRALKAPQNLFLVSLATADILVATLVMPFSLANELMGYWYFGKVWCGIYLALDVLFCTSSIVHLCAISLDRYWSVTQAVEYNLKRTPKRVKCIIVIVWLISAMISSPPLISIDKNNDNSQYPGCELNNDTWYILSSSIASFFAPCLIMILVYIRIYQVAKTRTRGMSEKKHGPGEATMTENGLSKATSCKINGDKENGHWQCPSTPTSMRTTGVPDEVDLEESSSSEGKGHPKPQDLNHKRAKRASRKNSAISKHSSRISRASNKSMDLFASRRKKRRRSSASRKKVSQAREKRFTFVLAVVMGVFVVCWFPFFFSYCLHGVCGDPCKIPDPLFKFFFWIGYCNSSLNPAIYTIFNQDFRRAFQKILCKSWKKSF